The DNA segment CTTGAGGCCATCCGTATCCAGGTGAACAGGTACCTCCAGAAGAACGTCGGAAGGAGCAACTACCACTTCAAGATAAGGGTCTATCCTTTCCAGGTTCTCCGTGAGAACCCGATGGCCACCGGAAGGAAGGCCGACCGTTACGGAAACGGTATGCGCAGGCCCTTTGGAAAGCCGATTGGACTTGCTGCCCGCGTCAAGAAGGATCAGAAGATACTCACCGTCTGGGTAAACGAGAACCACCTCAAGTTCGCCCTTGGAGCGATGCACAGGGCCAAGATGAAGCTGCCCTACAGTGCCTACTACAGGATCTACGACAAGGAAGGCAACGACATCACCACCAAGGTTCTTTCGACCATGAAGCGCTAAAGCGCAACGCTGAAGCGCAGCTCTTGTCCT comes from the Thermococcus thioreducens genome and includes:
- a CDS encoding 50S ribosomal protein L16, giving the protein MGLRPAKIDRDVDKPAYTRREYIRGAPGPKITIFDMGNLSAEFQYEVSLHAEQAMQIRQNALEAIRIQVNRYLQKNVGRSNYHFKIRVYPFQVLRENPMATGRKADRYGNGMRRPFGKPIGLAARVKKDQKILTVWVNENHLKFALGAMHRAKMKLPYSAYYRIYDKEGNDITTKVLSTMKR